One Punica granatum isolate Tunisia-2019 chromosome 3, ASM765513v2, whole genome shotgun sequence genomic window carries:
- the LOC116201530 gene encoding protein NRT1/ PTR FAMILY 2.3-like → MSARRVNGGWITFPFITGTVALVALAGNGWTANLMVYLIEEFNMKSIAAAQIWTAFSGSSSLLPILGAIVADSYAGCFTVIAASTLISLLGLILITVTAILNKLRPQQCNSNFCPNSSGSQLAVLYTGLAMAALGSAGTRFTSLTIGANQFDKPEDRSRFFNWCFVAQYVASVIGATVMVYIQDNVSWGLGFGLCAGANAIGLLIFLLGKRLYRPEDGPRGSPYGDLARVVVAAVKKRNIRLTLNNEDYYYGHHGQVTETAGPTSKKKFRFLNRAALKTEGDIRQDGSVAKPWRLCTMQQVEDFKTLLRIFPLWSSGILLSTTIVTQGSLVILQALAMDRHLGPHFKIPAGSMWVLSMISLSISLTLSDRVFSPIWRKAVNRSFTVLQWIGVGHILNTLSLVVASVVEAKRLGATHHHQKLSSLLLFPQLILVGVGLSLHHPGQAAFFYQEFPLSLRSTATAMASVTIGIGYYLSTLFLDLFRRVTEWLPNNINDGRADNVYWTLVAVGMLNFVYYLICAGCYKYQIRNSEGIGGANGNSASNK, encoded by the exons ATGTCAGCTCGTAGAGTCAATGGTGGTTGGATCACTTTTCCCTTCATCACAG GGACAGTGGCTTTGGTGGCTCTAGCTGGGAACGGGTGGACAGCGAACTTGATGGTGTATCTGATAGAGGAGTTCAATATGAAGAGCATAGCGGCCGCTCAGATATGGACCGCCTTCAGTGGCTCCAGCTCGCTCTTGCCCATCCTCGGTGCAATCGTAGCAGATTCTTATGCAGGCTGCTTCACAGTCATTGCAGCCTCTACTCTCATATCTCTTCTG GGTTTAATTCTCATAACCGTCACGGCAATTCTAAACAAATTGAGACCTCAACAATGCAATTCAAATTTTTGCCCGAATTCATCAGGATCCCAATTAGCTGTCCTCTACACGGGTTTAGCAATGGCTGCTCTTGGGTCTGCAGGCACCCGGTTCACCTCCCTAACAATAGGAGCCAACCAATTTGATAAGCCTGAGGACCGGTCAAGGTTCTTCAACTGGTGCTTCGTGGCCCAGTACGTGGCATCAGTGATCGGTGCCACGGTCATGGTTTACATTCAAGACAACGTGAGCTGGGGACTAGGCTTCGGGCTCTGTGCCGGGGCGAATGCCATTGGGCTCTTGATCTTCCTATTAGGGAAGAGACTTTACAGGCCTGAAGATGGCCCGAGAGGGAGCCCGTACGGGGATTTAGCTCGGGTGGTTGTTGCTgctgtgaagaagaggaacaTCCGACTTACACTCAACAACGAGGATTATTACTATGGACACCATGGCCAAGTTACAGAGACGGCGGGTCCGACGAGTAAAAAGAAGTTCCG GTTCTTGAACCGGGCGGCCCTCAAAACTGAAGGAGACATTAGACAGGACGGTTCGGTAGCAAAACCATGGAGGTTATGCACCATGCAACAGGTTGAAGATTTCAAGACCCTACTCAGAATTTTTCCTCTATGGTCAAGTGGAATATTACTAAGCACCACGATCGTAACCCAGGGCAGCCTAGTCATTCTCCAAGCCCTAGCCATGGACCGCCACCTCGGGCCACACTTCAAGATCCCAGCAGGCTCAATGTGGGTCTTATCTATGATCTCCCTATCCATCTCTCTCACCTTAAGTGATCGAGTGTTCAGCCCGATTTGGCGGAAGGCGGTTAACCGGTCCTTCACGGTGCTCCAATGGATCGGAGTGGGTCACATCTTGAACACACTGAGCCTAGTAGTTGCATCAGTAGTTGAAGCAAAAAGGCTTGGTGCAACTCACCATCACCAAAAGTTATCCTCGCTTTTGTTATTTCCACAGCTAATATTGGTCGGGGTTGGTCTCTCACTCCATCACCCTGGGCAAGCAGCATTTTTCTATCAGGAATTCCCGTTGTCTCTAAGAAGCACTGCAACTGCAATGGCCTCTGTGACAATTGGGATCGGGTATTATCTGAGCACATTGTTTTTGGATCTGTTCAGAAGGGTGACGGAGTGGTTACCGAACAACATAAATGACGGGAGGGCAGACAATGTGTATTGGACCTTAGTCGCGGTCGGGATGCTAAATTTTGTATACTATCTCATCTGTGCAGGATGTTACAAGTACCAGATCAGAAATTCCGAAGGCATAGGTGGAGCAAATGGCAATTCAGCTTCTAATAAATGA